Genomic DNA from Candidatus Nitronereus thalassa:
TGACCGAGCTGATGCATCAGGTCACGACCGCTGCAAGTACGCTTGATCGCCTCGCCCGATTGTTCAAATACCCGTTCGATCTGTTTATCCAACTCGTCGCGGTCGGTGAGGATAGCCACGCGAGCATTGGGATTATTTTCAAGGATCCATTTGGCCAGCAACACCATCACAATACTTTTGCCGCTGCCCTGCGTATGCCAGATGATGCCGCCCTTTCTTTGGTGCGCATGCTGCTGCGCGGCCTTGACCCCGAAATACTGGTGCGCGCGCGGGAGCTTCTTGACACCGCCGTCAAAGAGCACAAAGTCGTGCATCAGCTCGATCAGTCGTTCTTTGGCGCACATCTTGAGCAGATACTTGTCTAGCTTGAAACGGTTGTTGTCCTCTTCGTCTTCCTTCCACGCGAGGAAATACTTTTCCGGGGTTCCGATGGTGCCGTATTGCAGGCCCTCGGAATCGTTGCCCGCGAAGATGAACTGTATGGTGCTGAAAAACCATTCATTGAACTCAGGGCGTTGGTTGGACAAGCTCTGGCGAATGCCGTCACCAATCGACACGCGACTGTTTTTCAACTCCAATAGGCCGACAGCTATTCCGTTGATATACAGTACAATGTCAGGCCGCCGCTCATGGTTGCCTTTGAGCGTCACTTCCTCGGCGATGGCAAAGTCGTTTTTCTTCGGCTCTTTCCAGTTGATGAGCTGAACGGTCTCCGTAACCTTGCCCGCCTCAATCTTCACTGGCACGCCGTAGCGCATCAGATTGTAAACGGCTTGATTGTTCCCGTAGAGTCTCCGGTTGTGGTTATCCGCTTCGGTGCGTAAATCATAGATGGCCTTGCTGATCTGTGCAGGGGTATAGCCGCTTTTGGTCAGGTAGTCGGTGAGCAAACCTTCTTCGATGTTGCTATTCCCATCGCGGTCGGTCCAATCGTCGAGGTAGCGATAGTGAAGTTCATCACGAAACAAGGCAATGACCCTGTTCTGCGTGGTGCGCTCGGGTTGGCCGATGTCGCTCATGTCCTCACCTGTTGATTTCGTCCTCAAGCCTTTTCAGGATTGTCATGATGTGACCAATCTCGGGCACCTCGCCAAAAATCATGTTCGCCACGGACCGATAATCAGCTTGCACCGCATGCGCCAGTTGAACTTGCGCGCCAGCGCCTTTGCCACCTGGTCTATATCCGGGCTTAGTTTTTGCTTCAGTACCTCACTATATAGTGGGGATAGCCATACACCCCCCGAGTGACCCGGCGAATTTTTCCAGCCCGTGCTAGGCTGGAAAGCGCTTGATGGATGTTGACAGTGCCAAAATCAGCCACAAAATCAACTTTGGTGAACGCCCACCCCCTCCCGCGCCCATATATTCTTGAAAGTATTTTATTTTCAATAGGTTGCATGATTTTTACAAAACAATTTTTTCAGGAAAATAGGTGCGTTTTACTGAAAATAACATGGCGTACGATTTGAGGCCATGCAGAATCATATGGACAAAGCTGTCGCTTATACAATAAACATCAATGGAGAATGGAAAATTCCTAGCCTGCCTTAAGTCCATGATTGTGGCGCGTTCCGGTTGGCCAAGGGTGGTCATTGGGTAACTCTCGGCGAAATTACCACGCTCTCCTCTGCTTCAACTTCGTCATCACCTCTTTCCCACTCCGCCAATTCTCCTGAGGGCTGATCCTTGGTCATGGCCAATATTTGTTTAAGCTCCTTTCGCAATACTTCTTTTCGTTTCTTGAAAAAATCCATGAAATTCTTGAACTCTAAATCGACGTTGTCAGGAAAATAATTTTCTCTAGCAGATGATATCCGCTTAGATTCACTCATTTGGTCAACCCACATCTTCAATGGAATCGCTTTCTTCCTTTCGTTTTGTCTACCTTCCAACAATTGGAGGTTTGGAACGCAATCTCGCCTTTCATACCAGTCGTTCCATTGATTATCTGGTATCCTCATCTCTTGGAAATTCTTCTCATTGAAACCAGCAGCGGGATGAATATGGTCTTGATGGAAGGCTACTTCGTTGAAGCGCAAATGAGGATAGAGGAGCGAAAGCAAAAAAAACGAGGTTGGGCCTTTCTTATTTTGTAGAAATCTTTCGAGATCTGACTCCGTCACCGCTAGCGTTTTTTGTTGCGGGAGTTCAATTTTCAGAACATCCTCGAACGAAAAACCATCATAACGGCCTCGGTACTCCTTCTCCCTTGCTTCCAGCTTAATTTCCTGACGGAATGCATTCCGCAAAACAGAGATTAGCTGATCCTGAGCGCTGCCATAGATTCCATTGAGCAGTGCATGAATCAAATACTTCCGAATGGCCTCCTTCGACTCTTTACTCTGATTTCCACCCTTGTAAAGATAGTAGGCGATAACAATAGTGGCATTTTGTGAGGTAAGCGTACTATTGCTGAAACCAAATTCGACGAGCATATCCGCGGTTTTCGTAATCGCCTCGGCGATTTTTGGCCATTCATCCCGGATTTTCTGTACGTTTTCGTATCTGAACGAGTTGACTTTATAGACCACCGGCCCGTCGCTCAGTACCAAGCAACAGCGCATCAGATACTCATTGCCGAAGCTAAATCCGTCCCCTTTTTGGTTAATAGTTTTAAGCAGGTTTTCGATTTGCTCGCGTCCATCGTCCCATGTCGCAACGATGGTGGAAAATAGCAAGTCTGTTTTGCTCAGGACGGTGCCCCCACTATTTACTCGGACAAAGATTTTTAGGATGTCCTCTAAATCATCCTTGGCTACCTCAAAATAATTGACAAGTCGATCTATATGGATTCGGTTGTACAGGGTTTGCAGCCCTTTTTTGATTAGGCGTTTCTGCCGGGCAAATGCTTCTTTTTGGATGGCAGTCGGGCAATCCTCCATAAAGCCTTCAATAATCTTGTCGAACTCGGGATCTTCCTCCCATGAGAGGACCTGTCCCACTTTCATCCAATACATCGCCTCATCGCGGCCTTCGGTTCCATCCTCCCTTGTCACCCTACGAGCCACATTGGTCACGGCTCCATCCTGAGTTAAAAAACAAAATTCAAAGTTACGATCCTCTCGCAACACGATTCTGTTTTCTGCATCAATGTTATAGGGTAGAGAAAGAAGATTGAGAAAGAGGCACATTTTTTCATAGGCGTTAGGATTGGAGCTCCGCTTGTATGGAGCTTTTTCTGTGTGCGTCCCCATAAGTCCGATATATATGGAACTCAAGCGTTGCTGACCATCCAAGACACCGATAATCTCCGGGTGTGAGAAGGCGCCAGTCTTTCGGCGATTATAGGGTGACCTTTCGTCGTATTCCGCAAGAAACTCATAAAAGACATAACTCTCCGCTTTTTTGCGGTGGAGTCGCCAAAATAGAAATGTTCCAAAGGGATAATTCCGCATCAAAGAATCAAACAGTTGTTCAATTTGTTGCTTGCCCCATACAAATTTCCTCTGGAGTGCCGGAAGATAGATCTTTCGCTGATCGATTTCATCGATTATTTCTTTGATGATTTTGCTCTTGTAGCTCATACCTACCGAATCTTTCTGGAAAGAGGTGCTTGCATCATCCCCTGTTTAAGCTGGCGAGCTTCGGAGAGCTTAGTTTCCAGCGCGGCGATGGT
This window encodes:
- a CDS encoding DUF262 domain-containing protein translates to MSYKSKIIKEIIDEIDQRKIYLPALQRKFVWGKQQIEQLFDSLMRNYPFGTFLFWRLHRKKAESYVFYEFLAEYDERSPYNRRKTGAFSHPEIIGVLDGQQRLSSIYIGLMGTHTEKAPYKRSSNPNAYEKMCLFLNLLSLPYNIDAENRIVLREDRNFEFCFLTQDGAVTNVARRVTREDGTEGRDEAMYWMKVGQVLSWEEDPEFDKIIEGFMEDCPTAIQKEAFARQKRLIKKGLQTLYNRIHIDRLVNYFEVAKDDLEDILKIFVRVNSGGTVLSKTDLLFSTIVATWDDGREQIENLLKTINQKGDGFSFGNEYLMRCCLVLSDGPVVYKVNSFRYENVQKIRDEWPKIAEAITKTADMLVEFGFSNSTLTSQNATIVIAYYLYKGGNQSKESKEAIRKYLIHALLNGIYGSAQDQLISVLRNAFRQEIKLEAREKEYRGRYDGFSFEDVLKIELPQQKTLAVTESDLERFLQNKKGPTSFFLLSLLYPHLRFNEVAFHQDHIHPAAGFNEKNFQEMRIPDNQWNDWYERRDCVPNLQLLEGRQNERKKAIPLKMWVDQMSESKRISSARENYFPDNVDLEFKNFMDFFKKRKEVLRKELKQILAMTKDQPSGELAEWERGDDEVEAEESVVISPRVTQ